The following coding sequences lie in one Pseudomonas sp. B33.4 genomic window:
- the cysQ gene encoding 3'(2'),5'-bisphosphate nucleotidase CysQ encodes MSMNFPHPLMAPVVELALQAGAAILPFWRVGVEVTAKSDDSPVTAADLAAHHLILAGLTALDPSIPVLSEEDANIPQSVRAGWQRWWLVDPLDGTKEFISGSEEFTVNIALIENGRVVFGVVSMPTNGRYYVGGAGLGAWRCDQDGTPVSIQVRDVPGPGEAFTVVASRRHSSPEQERLLAGLSASLGELQLANIGSSLKFCLVAEGAADCYPRLAPTSQWDTAAAQGVLEGAGGEVLDLRGDAFCYPARESLRNEFFLALPAKAAWRSQLLELARG; translated from the coding sequence ATGTCGATGAATTTTCCCCACCCGTTGATGGCGCCAGTGGTTGAGCTGGCATTGCAGGCTGGCGCGGCGATTCTGCCGTTCTGGCGTGTTGGCGTTGAAGTCACGGCCAAGTCCGATGACTCGCCGGTGACGGCGGCGGATCTGGCCGCGCATCACCTGATCCTTGCCGGGCTGACGGCGCTGGATCCAAGCATTCCAGTGTTGTCGGAAGAAGACGCCAACATTCCCCAGAGCGTGCGCGCCGGTTGGCAGCGCTGGTGGTTGGTGGATCCGCTGGATGGCACCAAGGAGTTCATCAGCGGCAGTGAAGAGTTCACCGTCAACATTGCGCTGATCGAAAACGGTCGGGTTGTGTTTGGGGTGGTGTCGATGCCGACTAACGGTCGCTACTACGTCGGCGGCGCTGGCCTCGGTGCCTGGCGTTGCGATCAGGACGGCACGCCGGTTTCGATTCAGGTGCGTGATGTGCCCGGGCCGGGTGAAGCGTTCACCGTGGTCGCCAGTCGTCGACACTCCAGCCCCGAGCAAGAGCGTTTGCTGGCGGGTTTGAGTGCCAGCCTCGGTGAATTGCAGTTGGCCAATATTGGCAGCTCGCTGAAATTTTGCCTGGTGGCGGAAGGCGCGGCGGATTGCTATCCGCGACTGGCGCCGACCTCGCAGTGGGACACGGCGGCGGCGCAGGGTGTGCTCGAAGGGGCGGGTGGTGAGGTGCTGGATCTGCGCGGGGATGCGTTCTGCTATCCAGCGCGGGAATCGCTGCGCAATGAGTTCTTCTTGGCGTTGCCGGCGAAGGCAGCCTGGCGTTCGCAATTGTTGGAGTTGGCTCGGGGTTAA
- the nudE gene encoding ADP compounds hydrolase NudE has product MRQKPTVLAREIVATSRLFCVEELKLRFSNGVERTYERLVGKGAGYGAVMIVAMLDAEHAVLVEEYCGGTDEYELSLPKGLIEPGEDVLAAAERELKEEAGFGARQLEHLTELSLSPGYMSQKIQVVLATDLYEERLEGDEPEPMRVDKVNLRELSSLALNPQFSEGRALAALYLTRDLLTQRGFFPA; this is encoded by the coding sequence ATGCGCCAGAAACCCACCGTACTTGCCCGCGAGATCGTCGCCACCAGTCGCCTGTTTTGCGTTGAAGAACTCAAACTGCGTTTTTCCAACGGCGTGGAACGCACGTATGAGCGTCTGGTCGGCAAAGGTGCGGGCTACGGCGCGGTAATGATCGTGGCGATGCTGGATGCTGAACACGCAGTGCTGGTCGAAGAGTATTGCGGCGGTACTGACGAATATGAGTTGTCCCTGCCCAAAGGCCTGATCGAGCCCGGCGAGGATGTATTGGCAGCGGCCGAGCGCGAACTCAAGGAAGAGGCGGGTTTTGGCGCTCGGCAACTGGAACATCTGACCGAGCTGTCGCTGTCGCCCGGTTACATGAGCCAGAAGATCCAGGTGGTCCTGGCCACTGATTTGTATGAGGAGCGTCTGGAAGGCGATGAGCCGGAGCCGATGCGCGTCGATAAAGTGAACCTGCGCGAACTGTCGTCGCTGGCGCTCAATCCGCAATTTTCCGAAGGTCGCGCGCTGGCTGCACTGTATTTGACCCGCGATCTGCTGACCCAGCGCGGGTTCTTTCCAGCATGA